One Gambusia affinis linkage group LG15, SWU_Gaff_1.0, whole genome shotgun sequence genomic window carries:
- the LOC122845435 gene encoding heat shock protein beta-11-like, whose protein sequence is MQPGTDISQTKQRQIRDPLSLQQTNRMLCPTVFQGTPAAMRPFLELHWPIRSLWPETRPLFYQMEQEMIRHMQEMRQSMEYMERLHQKIFEEIDQTSCSVGALRPIAFQELGKDGDTFALSLDTAEFAPQELSVKQVGRKLRVSGRTEKKQEDGKGSYSYRCQEFRQEFDLPNGVDPETVSCSLVGGRLQIQAPREKPPSDGKERIVPINVTSTPAITSENSSPPAESSPAEKN, encoded by the coding sequence ATGCAACCAGGGACAGACATCTCTCAGACAAAGCAGCGTCAAATCAGAGATCCTCTCAGCCTCCAACAGACCAACAGGATGTTGTGTCCCACCGTCTTCCAGGGGACTCCGGCCGCCATGAGGCCCTTCTTGGAGCTGCACTGGCCCATCCGCAGCCTGTGGCCCGAGACCCGGCCGCTCTTCTACCAAATGGAGCAGGAGATGATCCGCCACATGCAGGAGATGAGGCAGAGCATGGAGTACATGGAGCGGCTGCACCAGAAGATCTTCGAGGAGATCGACCAGACTTCCTGCTCTGTGGGGGCTTTGAGGCCCATCGCCTTCCAGGAGCTGGGGAAGGACGGTGACACGTTCGCACTGAGTCTGGACACGGCCGAGTTTGCCCCGCAGGAGCTGTCCGTCAAACAGGTCGGCAGGAAGCTGCGGGTGAGCGGCAGAACGGAGAAGAAGCAGGAGGACGGGAAGGGCTCATATTCCTACAGGTGTCAGGAGTTCAGGCAGGAGTTTGACCTGCCGAACGGCGTCGACCCAGAGACTGTCAGCTGCTCGCTGGTGGGGGGACGGCTGCAGATCCAGGCGCCCCGGGAGAAACCACCAAGCGACGGGAAGGAACGGATCGTCCCCATCAACGTCACCTCTACCCCGGCCATCACCTCAGAGAACAGCAGCCCCCCCGCAGAGAGCAGCCCGGCcgaaaaaaactga
- the ccdc65 gene encoding dynein regulatory complex subunit 2, producing MPKKRGKRELLTEEEKLLQMQQRAQAEEEMAKKKEETLMLYLKEKLQKEQKNTAVNLLKLTESWRKVLRQTRDSELLTEAAVHQQTSDRRLEELNFIIQKMMRELQQGQCQADRVQSCHLQHVEYLWELQEKHLKSLHRRWESSLRDLNAMCFNQEVKALDDFRQQNLGLVDLYLPAQMHDKAMFEYLQKVQQEVVDVYKNAHQDLDALRTEVKNQEDGSALNRDLLQKTRNSLIELDKRIARDQQEISMELRNVKRLKSKAIKLRQQIFSCQAERDLMQQNWNFTTDKINQKCRHLQEQLSRDRQDARKKLTILSIQGAAATKNLQAVITKGEKVLRVSELCRKMKKQQEIMPGTTEDKQSTCTEEQEVLDLQDTLNPQQLKELQQLKELQQLQEQLQLKELHDLQQRLNTALLHREALRKQNQVLKQDNQQLRVLLDHSDDILDGRHTPLPALQPPVESSRAAGDMHHNILEAAHVAKYLVDSWS from the exons ATGCCgaagaaaagagggaaaaggGAGCTGCTGACGGAGGAGGAGAAACTCCTGCAGATGCAGCAGAGAGCTCAGGCGGAGGAGGAGATGGccaagaagaaggaggagacGCTCATGCTGTACCTGAAG GAGAAGCTCCAGAAGGAGCAGAAGAACACGGCTGTGAACCTGCTGAAGCTGACAGAGAGCTGGAGGAAGGTGCTGCGTCAGACTCGGGACAGCGAGCTGCTCACCGAGGCCGCGGTCCACCAGCAGACGTCTGACAGGAGGCTGGAGGAGCTGAACTTCATCATCCAG aaaaTGATGCGGGAGCTGCAGCAGGGCCAGTGTCAGGCGGACCGGGTGCAGAGCTGCCACCTGCAGCACGTGGAGTACCTGTGGGAGCTGCAGGAGAAGCACCTGAAAAGTCTGCATCGGCGGTGGGAGAGCAGCCTGCGGGACCTCAACGCCATGTGCTTCAACCAGGA GGTGAAGGCACTGGACGACTTCCGGCAACAGAACCTGGGCCTGGTGGACCTGTACTTGCCTGCCCAGATGCATGACAAGGCCATGTTCGAGTACCTCCAGAAGGTCCAACAAGAAGTCGTGGATGTGTACAAGAACGCACACCAGGACCTG GACGCTCTGAGGACCGAAGTGAAGAACCAGGAGGACGGATCTGCTCTGAACCGTGATCTTCTGCAGAAGACCAGAAACAGCCTGATTGAGCTGGACAAGCGGATTGCCAGAGATCAGCAGGAGATCAGCATGGAGCTGAGGAATGTCAAGAGGCTGAAG AGCAAGGCCATCAAGCTGAGGCAGCAGATCTTTTCCTGTCAGGCTGAGAGGGATCTGATGCAGCAGAACTGGAACTTCACCACAGACAAGATCAACCAGAAATGTCGGCACCTCCAGGAGCAGCTTTCACGAGACCGCCAGGATGCCAGGAAGAAGCTCACCATCCTCAGCATCCAGGGCGCCGCCGCCACCAAAAACCTACAGGCTGTCATCACCAAG GGCGAGAAGGTCCTGCGAGTCTCAGAGCTTTGCCGCAAGATGAAGAAACAGCAAGAGATCATGCCAGGAACAACGGAGGACAAACAGAGTACCTGCACAGAGGAGCAG GAGGTCCTGGACCTGCAGGACACCCTGAACCCGCAGCAGCTAAAGGAGCTGCAGCAACtaaaggagctgcagcagttgcaggagcagctgcagctgaaggagCTGCATGATCTGCAGCAGCGCCTCAACACTGCCCTGCTGCACCGGGAGGCTCTGAGGAAGCAGAACCAGGTTCTGAAGCAGGACAACCAGCAGCTGCGGGTCCTGCTGGATCACAGTGATGACATCCTTGACGGACGCCATACCCCACTGCCGGCTCTGCAGCCGCCAGTCGAGTCCAGCCGCGCCGCCGGGGACATGCACCACAACATCCTGGAGGCTGCGCATGTCGCTAAGTACCTGGTGGACAGCTGGAGCTGA
- the LOC122845437 gene encoding early growth response protein 1-A-like produces MAATKAEMLLSALQISEPLFGHPAPPSPLDGYSKLEELQMLLHNAASAAEAAGLLGAEPCEFTDSLCDLSDFQSLPPLTPRLAYSGRFSFEPSTSCATATSSQWAEPLLSLLSGLVSMAAPPSSCSLATSSSSVTSSVTSPSASQSCGSADVTSIFSVTPAYGSELLPPGDAPHATQAFPPQAPPYAQPAPIPMLPDYLLPQPDAEVDQKPVLPPLTPLPTIKAFSSQFQPQGAGCRSRKPPAGRQCKAPPHERPYACPADGCDRRFSRSDELTRHVRVHTGQKPFQCRICMRNFSRSDHLTTHIRTHTGEKPFACAECGRKFARSDERKRHAKIHQRQRDRRADPSAAPTPCAATTACTSIATLSPPSLPQVYASSPSPHLYSSSCSSPMGSPLSELPSPHSSNIC; encoded by the exons ATGGCGGCCACCAAAGCGGAGATGCTGCTGTCCGCACTCCAGATCTCAGAGCCGCTTTTCGGACACCCGGCGCCGCCGTCACCGCTGGACGGATACTCgaagctggaggagctgcagatgcTGCTGCACAACGCCGCGTCTGCAGCCGAGGCGGCCGGGCTGCTGGGCGCCGAGCCCTGCGAGTTCACAG ATTCGCTGTGTGACCTCTCTGACTTCCAAAGCCTGCCTCCCTTGACCCCCCGCCTCGCCTACAGCGGCCGCTTCTCCTTCGAGCCGTCCACCTCCTGCGCCACTGCCACCAGCAGTCAGTGGGCGGAGCCTCTGCTCAGCTTGCTGTCGGGGTTGGTGAGCATGGCGGCGCCTCCCTCTTCCTGCAGTCTTGCCACTTCGTCCTCATCGGTGACATCATCAGTGACATCGCCATCAGCCTCTCAGAGCTGCGGCTCTGCTGACGTCACCTCCATTTTTTCTGTGACGCCGGCATACGGGTCAGAGCTCCTTCCTCCGGGCGATGCTCCCCACGCCACGCAGGCCTTCCCGCCTCAGGCTCCGCCCTACGCCCAGCCGGCCCCCATCCCCATGCTGCCGGACTACCTGCTGCCACAGCCGGATGCTGAGGTGGACCAGAAGCCGGTGCTGCCGCCACTCACACCGCTACCCACCATTAAAGCCTTCTCCTCGCAGTTCCAGCCACAGGGTGCCGGCTGCAGGAGCAGGAAGCCGCCAGCAGGGCGGCAGTGCAAGGCGCCGCCCCACGAGCGCCCCTACGCCTGCCCCGCTGACGGCTGCGACCGCCGCTTCTCACGCTCTGACGAACTGACGCGCCACGTGCGCGTCCACACGGGCCAGAAGCCGTTCCAGTGTCGCATCTGCATGCGCAACTTCAGCCGCAGCGACCACCTGACCACGCACATCCGCACGCACACCGGGGAGAAACCCTTCGCCTGCGCCGAGTGCGGCCGCAAGTTTGCCCGCAGCGACGAGCGCAAGAGACACGCCAAGATCCACCAGAGGCAGCGGGACCGCCGGGCGGACCCTAGCGCTGCCCCCACACCATGCGCTGCCACCACGGCGTGCACCTCTATCGCCACGCTGTCACCCCCCTCGCTGCCCCAGGTCTACGCCTCCTCCCCGTCTCCCCACCTGTACTCGTCATCCTGCTCCTCCCCCATGGGGAGCCCCCTGTCAGAGCTGCCGTCCCCCCACAGCTCTAACATCTGCTGA